A single Lactuca sativa cultivar Salinas chromosome 8, Lsat_Salinas_v11, whole genome shotgun sequence DNA region contains:
- the LOC128127684 gene encoding uncharacterized protein LOC128127684: protein MAIHEMGNGYSMKVTNSSRGKVFMLVMTDYFSKWIEVEAFVQVRDKEAVSFIKHNILTRFGIPAEIICRSQFISKMIRDFCTSWGIKIITSTPIHPQANGQTESNNKIIVNNLKKRLDKKMEDEKKSFLSSYGQIGLLLK from the coding sequence ATGGCCATTCATGAAATGGGGAATGGATATAGTATGAAAGTTACCAATAGCTCCAGGGGAAAAGTCTTCATGCTGGTGATGACTGATTATTTCTCCAAATGGATCGAAGTTGAAGCCTTCGTTCAGGTAAGAGACAAAGAGGCAGTATCATTCATTAAACATAATATCTTGACCAGGTTTGGGATCCCGGCTGAGATCATATGTAGATCCCAATTCATAAGCAAAATGATAAGAGACTTTTGCACAAGTTGGGGAATTAAAATAATAACGTCCACTCCTATTCATCCCCAAGCTAATGGTCAAACAGAATCCAACAATAAAATCATAGTAAACAACTTAAAGAAAAGATTGGACAAGAAGATGGAAGATGAGAAGAAGAGCTTCCTTTCGTCTTATGGGCAGATAGGACTACTTCTAAAGTAG